The proteins below come from a single Pradoshia eiseniae genomic window:
- the sdaAB gene encoding L-serine ammonia-lyase, iron-sulfur-dependent subunit beta → MKYRSAFDIIGPVMIGPSSSHTAGAAKIGRAARTIFGKKPKRAVISLYGSFAKTYKGHGTDLALIAGLLDFDTFDERIPDAYKWAEDAEMEIQFLVEEAVVDHPNTVRINLFDDGDKRLELVGISIGGGTIEITEINSFKLRLSGGQPAILVIHRDQFGMISFVTSILAKHEINISHMEMSRKERGDIAIMVIEMDQKLDEEVMGELNALPDINHVIRMDN, encoded by the coding sequence ATGAAGTATCGCTCAGCATTTGATATAATTGGCCCGGTCATGATTGGACCATCGAGTTCACATACTGCTGGTGCTGCGAAAATTGGACGGGCAGCCAGGACTATTTTTGGTAAAAAACCCAAGAGAGCAGTCATCTCATTATATGGTTCTTTTGCCAAGACTTATAAGGGGCACGGAACAGACTTAGCCCTGATTGCTGGTCTGCTCGACTTTGATACCTTTGATGAAAGAATACCAGATGCCTATAAATGGGCGGAGGACGCCGAGATGGAGATTCAATTTCTGGTTGAAGAGGCAGTGGTTGACCATCCCAATACGGTGAGAATCAATCTTTTTGATGATGGTGATAAAAGATTAGAGCTAGTCGGCATATCGATTGGTGGCGGAACCATCGAGATTACGGAAATCAATTCGTTTAAGTTAAGACTTTCTGGAGGACAGCCAGCGATATTGGTTATTCACAGGGATCAATTTGGGATGATTTCCTTCGTTACGAGCATACTCGCCAAACATGAGATTAATATCAGTCATATGGAGATGTCACGTAAAGAGCGAGGGGACATCGCAATAATGGTAATTGAAATGGATCAAAAACTCGATGAGGAAGTCATGGGAGAACTGAATGCATTACCGGACATAAACCATGTCATCCGCATGGACAATTAA
- a CDS encoding PTS sugar transporter subunit IIC yields the protein MEIIKGTLLLLIVLGLFSLFSYKAPKGMKAMGALANAAVAAFLVEAFQLFVGGDLLKIEFLGEVGDAAGSMGGVAAAALVSLAIGVSPVYALMMGVSVAGLGLLPGFIAGYLIAFLVKWIEKRIPGGLDLIVTIIVAAPLVRLVAVWMQPVVDATLLNIGGIITETANSSPILMGIILGGVITTVATAPLSSMALTAMLGLTGVPMAIGALSVFGSSFMNFILFKRMKFGDRKTTIAVAIEPLTQAHIISANPIPIYITNFIGGASAGVIVALSGLINNATGTATPIAGLAVMYGFNDPFKVTLVALGCAAAGLVSGYIGSLLFKNVKIKTADQISREESKEKLEEAEEKLAI from the coding sequence ATGGAAATTATCAAAGGGACGTTATTGTTACTGATTGTTTTGGGGTTATTTTCTTTATTTAGCTATAAGGCGCCTAAAGGGATGAAGGCGATGGGAGCACTGGCCAATGCCGCAGTAGCCGCTTTCCTGGTCGAAGCCTTCCAGCTGTTTGTTGGCGGAGATCTGCTGAAAATAGAGTTTCTTGGAGAGGTAGGAGACGCAGCGGGAAGTATGGGAGGGGTGGCAGCGGCCGCACTCGTTTCCCTTGCGATTGGGGTTTCACCTGTTTATGCTCTAATGATGGGTGTATCTGTAGCGGGTCTTGGTCTACTGCCTGGTTTCATTGCTGGTTATTTGATTGCCTTTTTGGTGAAATGGATTGAGAAAAGAATACCGGGCGGATTGGATTTAATTGTTACGATTATTGTGGCAGCACCACTTGTTCGATTGGTAGCTGTATGGATGCAGCCGGTAGTGGATGCTACCTTACTGAATATTGGCGGAATCATCACGGAAACAGCCAATAGCAGCCCAATCCTAATGGGAATTATTCTTGGAGGCGTCATTACTACAGTCGCAACAGCACCGCTTAGCTCAATGGCATTAACAGCTATGCTTGGACTGACTGGTGTGCCGATGGCAATTGGGGCTTTGTCCGTTTTCGGCTCATCCTTCATGAATTTTATTTTATTTAAACGAATGAAGTTTGGTGACCGCAAGACGACGATTGCCGTGGCCATCGAGCCATTGACACAGGCCCATATCATCTCAGCTAACCCAATTCCGATCTATATCACGAATTTTATCGGAGGTGCGAGTGCTGGTGTCATTGTGGCTTTATCCGGATTAATAAATAACGCGACCGGTACCGCCACTCCAATAGCCGGACTGGCCGTTATGTATGGATTCAATGATCCGTTTAAAGTCACATTGGTCGCCCTTGGATGTGCGGCTGCAGGTTTGGTGAGCGGTTATATTGGCTCTTTATTGTTTAAAAACGTTAAGATTAAAACTGCCGATCAAATAAGTCGAGAAGAAAGCAAAGAGAAGCTTGAAGAGGCAGAAGAAAAACTAGCTATCTAA
- the sdaAA gene encoding L-serine ammonia-lyase, iron-sulfur-dependent, subunit alpha, translating to MFRNVAELVELAQSNKVKIAEIMIQQEMEVSERSREDIIAQMDQNLSVMEQAIERGLKGVKSHSGLTGGDAVLIQNYLQSGKSLSGNLLLDAVSKAVATNEVNAAMGVICATPTAGSAGVVPGTLFAVKEQLNPTRMEMIEFLFTTAAFGFVVANNASISGAAGGCQAEVGSASAMAAAAIVEMAGGTPQQSAEAFAITMKNMLGLVCDPVAGLVEVPCVKRNAMGASNAITAADMALAGVTSRIPCDEVISAMYEIGKSMPSALRETAEGGLAATPTGRRLEEEIFGKPKAKLVDYLLTK from the coding sequence ATGTTTCGAAATGTGGCCGAGCTTGTTGAGCTGGCACAATCCAATAAAGTAAAAATTGCCGAGATTATGATTCAGCAGGAAATGGAAGTATCTGAGCGGTCAAGGGAAGATATCATCGCTCAAATGGATCAAAATCTTTCCGTTATGGAACAGGCAATAGAAAGAGGCCTGAAGGGGGTTAAGTCTCATTCCGGATTAACCGGCGGAGACGCGGTATTAATCCAAAATTATCTTCAATCCGGAAAATCACTGTCCGGAAATCTTTTGTTAGATGCCGTCAGCAAAGCGGTGGCAACGAATGAAGTAAATGCCGCAATGGGTGTCATTTGCGCGACACCTACAGCGGGTTCGGCTGGTGTTGTTCCAGGAACCTTATTTGCTGTAAAAGAACAACTTAACCCGACTCGAATGGAAATGATTGAATTTCTCTTTACAACGGCGGCATTCGGATTTGTGGTCGCTAATAATGCCTCCATCTCAGGTGCGGCTGGGGGTTGCCAGGCAGAGGTAGGCTCTGCCAGTGCTATGGCCGCTGCTGCTATCGTTGAGATGGCCGGCGGAACACCACAGCAATCTGCAGAAGCCTTTGCGATAACCATGAAAAATATGCTCGGATTGGTGTGCGACCCAGTCGCAGGGCTAGTCGAAGTTCCATGTGTGAAACGGAATGCGATGGGAGCCTCCAACGCCATCACGGCTGCTGACATGGCATTGGCTGGTGTGACAAGCCGCATTCCTTGTGATGAGGTCATTAGTGCGATGTATGAAATCGGCAAATCTATGCCATCTGCTCTCCGTGAAACGGCAGAAGGCGGACTTGCTGCCACACCAACTGGGCGCAGACTGGAAGAAGAGATATTCGGTAAACCAAAAGCCAAATTAGTCGATTATTTATTGACAAAATAA
- a CDS encoding helix-turn-helix transcriptional regulator, whose product MMREDVDAPIFNMAMRTADMLVNMFGPRCEVAVHDFSDLKKSLVYLAGNVTGREMGSPSTDLVLNELTKPVAEIEDIPNYKTRLPNGITMKSSTIFLRDAGNQVVGALCINYDISMMMQYETEMQEFLMFNGTEEKSETFYSTVQEVIEDMVGQVLSGFKKAPSMLSLEEKIECVRQLQDKGAFLIKGSTEYLASVLGVSKFTIYNYLQKIRIQAEYQLEC is encoded by the coding sequence ATGATGAGGGAAGATGTAGATGCACCAATTTTTAATATGGCAATGCGTACAGCAGATATGCTCGTTAACATGTTTGGTCCTCGATGTGAAGTGGCCGTGCATGATTTTTCTGACTTGAAAAAATCTCTGGTTTATTTGGCTGGAAATGTTACGGGCAGGGAAATGGGCAGCCCGAGTACAGATTTAGTCTTAAATGAATTAACAAAACCTGTAGCTGAAATAGAGGATATTCCAAATTATAAAACGAGATTGCCGAACGGAATCACGATGAAATCTTCAACAATTTTCTTAAGGGATGCAGGGAATCAGGTGGTTGGGGCTCTTTGCATTAACTATGATATATCCATGATGATGCAATACGAGACAGAAATGCAGGAATTCCTTATGTTTAATGGGACAGAAGAGAAATCAGAAACGTTCTATTCTACCGTACAAGAAGTGATTGAAGACATGGTCGGTCAGGTTTTATCTGGCTTTAAGAAAGCGCCTTCAATGCTGAGCTTAGAAGAAAAGATTGAATGCGTACGACAATTACAGGATAAGGGCGCATTCTTAATCAAAGGTTCAACCGAATATTTAGCATCTGTTTTAGGTGTATCGAAGTTTACCATCTATAATTATCTGCAAAAAATACGAATACAAGCGGAATACCAACTAGAATGCTAG
- a CDS encoding multicopper oxidase family protein: MMDRINSASIPKYVNQLAIPPAFVPEIVKDRKKGKVQAHKYKVKASEFKQQVLPDNYPQTTVWGYGGDIKDKRTGKKVFFQHYPGPTFEAVRGIPINVEWINNLKGPHLFPVDPTIDWANPNRFPPPSPPFIPFPPGYPEAQFPVPIVTHLHGGENPSAFDGHPEAWFTANGITGPKFDTRHYTYPNKQEPTTLWYHDHALGITRLNVLAGLAGFYLLRDPEDKLAKHLPSGEFEIPLLIQDRSFNTDGSFFYDQVGVNPDIHPYWVPEFFGDTIVVNGKVWPNLNVKPRKYRFRMLNGSNARFYHLSLSNNQPFTQIGSDGGYLPETAELTSLLIAPAERADVIIDFSKLAPGTKLILRNDANAPFPAGDAPDPETTGQIMMFTVVPDTPSVKRPIPRKLNKIPVLRPKKTRTLTLVELSGPDGPVQLLLNGQPYNSAITELPKAGTTEEWQIINLTGDTHPIHLHLIQFLLKNRQNVDADQYLVDWETLNGGPPPYMMEPKTLDIRPYLQDPPIPPAPNEAGWKDTIRMNPGQVTRILVRFTSQDGTPFPFNPSNGPGYVWHCHILEHEDNEMMRPYKVRSAPFMDKWRKFWKWIFRK; encoded by the coding sequence ATGATGGATAGAATTAATTCGGCTTCAATTCCGAAATATGTGAATCAATTGGCAATCCCGCCGGCTTTTGTACCAGAAATCGTGAAAGACCGGAAAAAAGGGAAGGTACAAGCCCATAAATATAAAGTGAAGGCTAGTGAATTCAAGCAACAGGTCCTTCCTGATAATTATCCGCAAACAACCGTGTGGGGGTATGGGGGAGATATCAAGGATAAGCGAACAGGAAAGAAGGTGTTCTTCCAGCATTACCCGGGTCCGACCTTTGAAGCGGTCAGGGGAATCCCAATCAATGTAGAATGGATTAATAATCTAAAAGGGCCACATCTATTTCCTGTAGACCCAACAATCGATTGGGCAAACCCTAATCGTTTCCCGCCGCCATCACCACCCTTTATTCCCTTTCCGCCTGGATATCCCGAGGCGCAGTTTCCGGTTCCCATTGTGACGCACTTGCATGGAGGGGAGAACCCTTCAGCCTTTGACGGTCATCCCGAAGCTTGGTTTACGGCAAATGGAATAACAGGTCCGAAATTTGACACGCGGCATTATACGTACCCAAATAAACAGGAGCCAACGACTCTTTGGTATCACGATCATGCGCTAGGCATAACGAGACTGAACGTGTTGGCAGGATTGGCTGGTTTTTATTTGCTAAGGGACCCGGAGGATAAACTTGCTAAACATCTCCCGAGCGGGGAATTTGAGATTCCGCTGCTTATTCAAGATCGGAGCTTTAACACAGACGGTTCATTTTTCTATGATCAGGTGGGTGTGAATCCTGATATTCATCCTTATTGGGTGCCGGAATTTTTTGGCGATACGATTGTCGTAAATGGAAAGGTGTGGCCTAACCTGAATGTGAAGCCTAGAAAATATCGGTTCAGAATGCTCAATGGATCAAACGCCCGCTTTTATCATTTATCACTATCGAATAATCAGCCATTCACGCAGATTGGAAGTGACGGAGGCTATTTACCAGAGACTGCTGAGTTAACATCCCTTTTAATTGCCCCTGCAGAACGTGCTGATGTCATTATCGATTTTTCCAAACTTGCACCTGGCACTAAGCTTATCTTGAGAAATGACGCCAATGCGCCATTTCCTGCTGGCGATGCGCCAGATCCTGAAACGACAGGGCAAATCATGATGTTTACTGTCGTCCCTGATACTCCTTCTGTCAAAAGGCCAATCCCACGAAAATTAAACAAGATTCCTGTTTTAAGACCTAAAAAAACGAGAACCTTAACTCTTGTCGAACTGAGTGGCCCTGATGGTCCTGTGCAGCTTTTGCTGAATGGCCAGCCTTATAACAGTGCTATTACGGAACTTCCAAAAGCAGGAACAACCGAAGAATGGCAAATTATCAATCTTACCGGAGACACCCACCCCATTCATTTACATTTAATCCAATTCCTGCTCAAGAATCGCCAGAATGTAGATGCGGATCAATATTTAGTAGATTGGGAGACATTAAATGGGGGTCCGCCTCCTTATATGATGGAACCTAAGACATTGGATATTAGGCCATATTTACAGGACCCGCCTATTCCGCCAGCTCCAAATGAAGCCGGGTGGAAGGATACGATTAGAATGAATCCTGGTCAAGTCACGAGAATTTTAGTTCGCTTTACCTCTCAAGACGGCACACCATTTCCTTTTAACCCAAGCAATGGTCCAGGCTACGTTTGGCATTGCCATATATTAGAGCATGAGGATAATGAGATGATGAGACCATATAAAGTCAGGTCTGCGCCATTTATGGATAAGTGGAGAAAGTTTTGGAAGTGGATTTTTCGGAAGTAG
- a CDS encoding malate synthase has translation MNLINKKVTHKQFGEGSIVNQNDTSVEIHFESENKRFVFPDVFGKHLKLHDTTDAKLIDEIIQEKEMKQKEEELKKEEDKELHRKKLVLRWEHEKLMKNHKLHPESQMVFWCDTEEQSDALSEWKVFSGEIKSGNNKGNPNKPIRLHQNSAVLLTRRDASMSEEDRQIIGVYMVHEDFIGKLCEDGEIPAHSKYRIQLSEQESNELLFWNYYVNGNSPEKVSWKTGKYRYFENLWLAQILLDIISLKTDPEEKELASQFFNHFCKMNQIAAQELPEPNGALMRV, from the coding sequence ATGAATCTAATCAATAAGAAAGTTACACACAAGCAGTTTGGCGAAGGTAGTATCGTTAATCAAAATGATACTAGTGTTGAAATCCATTTCGAGTCGGAAAATAAACGTTTTGTTTTCCCTGATGTATTTGGAAAACACTTGAAGCTGCATGATACAACTGATGCTAAATTAATCGATGAAATTATACAAGAGAAAGAAATGAAACAAAAAGAGGAAGAATTAAAGAAGGAAGAAGACAAAGAGCTTCATCGAAAGAAGCTGGTTCTTCGCTGGGAGCATGAGAAACTGATGAAGAATCACAAGCTTCATCCTGAGTCCCAAATGGTTTTCTGGTGTGACACGGAAGAACAGAGTGATGCCTTGTCAGAGTGGAAGGTCTTTTCCGGAGAAATAAAAAGCGGGAATAACAAGGGGAATCCAAACAAGCCAATCCGCTTGCACCAAAATAGTGCGGTCCTGTTAACAAGAAGAGATGCAAGCATGTCTGAAGAAGACAGACAAATTATCGGTGTCTATATGGTGCATGAGGATTTTATCGGCAAGCTATGTGAGGATGGAGAAATCCCAGCCCATTCCAAATATCGAATTCAACTCTCAGAACAGGAATCAAACGAATTGCTCTTTTGGAATTATTATGTAAATGGTAACTCTCCCGAAAAAGTCTCATGGAAAACAGGGAAATATCGTTATTTTGAAAATTTATGGCTGGCTCAAATTTTGCTTGATATTATTTCCTTGAAAACGGACCCAGAGGAAAAAGAGCTGGCTTCTCAATTTTTTAATCATTTTTGTAAAATGAATCAGATAGCAGCGCAAGAGTTACCAGAACCTAATGGAGCTTTAATGCGTGTATAA
- a CDS encoding dCTP deaminase/dUTPase family protein, with the protein MKKTRGFETVENTFRKHGELSIQLPIRGDGGSAGYDFFSNETITLEPRDKHLFWTDVKAYMLADEVLEVYIRSSLGVKHLLALANGTGIIDSSYYGNPGNDGNIGICLVNCGSEPVVIEKGERIAQGIFKKYLVADDDQVLHQQREGGFGSSNR; encoded by the coding sequence ATGAAGAAAACAAGAGGATTTGAAACAGTAGAAAATACGTTCAGAAAGCATGGTGAATTGAGCATTCAACTGCCAATCAGAGGAGATGGCGGCTCTGCTGGGTACGACTTTTTCTCCAATGAAACAATCACGCTTGAACCAAGGGACAAGCACCTCTTCTGGACAGACGTAAAAGCTTATATGCTTGCCGATGAGGTGCTTGAAGTATACATTAGGAGCAGCCTCGGAGTTAAGCACTTGCTGGCGTTAGCGAACGGGACAGGTATTATTGATTCCTCTTATTATGGGAATCCCGGCAATGACGGCAATATTGGCATTTGTCTTGTTAACTGTGGAAGTGAGCCTGTCGTAATTGAGAAGGGAGAACGAATAGCTCAAGGCATTTTTAAAAAATACTTAGTCGCAGATGATGACCAAGTCCTTCATCAGCAAAGAGAAGGTGGATTTGGTTCCAGCAATCGCTAA
- a CDS encoding NAD(P)-dependent alcohol dehydrogenase, which produces MKIKAAVTHGLGEDFKIEELELSDPKPNEVLIKIVASGVCHTDAVARDLGLSPFPAVFGHEGSGIVEKVGSSVRTVEPGDHVVLSFSYCGHCENCLTGHPGTCIDFNELNFGGKMEDHSHRLHQHDHGVSSFFGQSSFGTYAIANERNVVKVDKEVNLELLGPLGCGIQTGAGTVLNQFKPKFGESIVIFGAGSVGLSAVMAAKIVGCKHIIAVDIHTNRLELAKELGATLTLNGNEVDVVKEIKEATNGGSHYAIDTTGVPEVVKQGLLGLRPLGQLAIVGVTGDMTFNVHEYIMAEGKTLVGVIEGDAVPQLFIPELVDYYKKGMFPFDKLVEFYDFEQINEAFEDSLSGKSIKPILRMN; this is translated from the coding sequence TTGAAAATTAAAGCAGCAGTAACCCATGGTCTTGGTGAGGATTTCAAAATAGAGGAGCTTGAGTTATCTGATCCAAAGCCGAATGAAGTCTTGATTAAAATCGTTGCATCAGGTGTTTGTCACACAGATGCAGTGGCACGGGATTTGGGGCTTTCTCCTTTTCCGGCCGTGTTTGGGCACGAAGGTTCAGGTATCGTTGAAAAAGTGGGAAGCAGCGTTCGTACAGTTGAGCCGGGCGACCATGTTGTCTTGTCCTTCTCCTATTGCGGACATTGCGAAAACTGTCTGACAGGGCATCCGGGAACCTGTATCGATTTCAATGAACTAAATTTCGGCGGGAAGATGGAAGACCATTCACACCGTTTGCATCAGCATGATCACGGGGTATCCAGCTTCTTTGGGCAGTCCTCATTTGGTACATACGCGATTGCCAATGAACGCAATGTCGTCAAAGTTGATAAAGAAGTCAATCTAGAATTATTAGGGCCGCTTGGCTGTGGCATTCAAACAGGAGCAGGTACCGTATTAAATCAATTTAAACCTAAGTTTGGAGAATCGATTGTCATCTTTGGTGCCGGTTCAGTCGGTCTAAGTGCGGTAATGGCTGCCAAGATTGTGGGCTGTAAGCATATCATTGCTGTAGATATTCATACTAATCGTCTAGAGCTGGCGAAAGAATTAGGGGCTACATTAACGCTAAATGGCAATGAAGTAGATGTTGTGAAAGAGATTAAAGAAGCAACAAATGGCGGATCTCATTATGCCATTGATACGACAGGTGTACCTGAGGTTGTAAAACAAGGTCTGCTTGGCTTGCGCCCTCTTGGTCAATTGGCTATCGTAGGCGTGACAGGGGATATGACATTCAATGTGCATGAATATATTATGGCCGAAGGGAAAACACTTGTAGGAGTTATTGAAGGAGATGCAGTCCCTCAGTTGTTTATTCCTGAACTGGTGGATTACTATAAAAAAGGGATGTTCCCATTTGATAAACTAGTAGAGTTTTATGACTTTGAACAAATCAATGAGGCGTTTGAAGACTCTTTAAGCGGGAAATCCATTAAACCGATATTACGAATGAATTAA
- a CDS encoding ATP-dependent DNA helicase: MNGQGGDGDMQKEYRISIRHLVEYVYRGGDLDNRFRVATSMSEGTRIHQEIQSAYEPEDEKEVFLRHQIEKEGILFTLEGRCDGILHRGEEVIIQEIKSTSQDIKELEEQGYPVHWAQAKCYAYIYSVQHHLKAINLELLYVEKQTKKTVTHRERWTVDELEGCVQDILHAYLPFARLQLKRIEEKRVTADSAPFPFSDYRAGQRKLMGAAWKAISERKNLFALAPTGTGKTISFLFPSIKQMGADAGEQVKKIIYLTGKTTTKKVAENTMRMLVDRGLKAKVVSLTAKDKMCEGPVDDYGRVQCLYEEGHFDRINEAILDILSQEDIMDKETIQAYSRKHQVCPFEYSIELAYLSDVLICDYNYLFDPGVSLKRLFEEERKGTVLLIDEAHNLVERGREMFSKTLWKKDFLQIQREFKHTNPALSESAKVVNRYFIDAKKGMGQQRIQVDKEKPEAFIQLIEQFVIVLEGELARGGENAAALLDVYFSAQAFLRISKYYSEAYVTKLFFEQQNMGLKIYCLDPSANLASMCKGFAAKIFFSATLTPAKYYMDALGGDSEDYALSVPSPFSDEQLDVQIFGLSTRYKDRERTAQAIAEVIRIHTSDNDNCLVFFPSYQYMMLVTGLLNDLEETHEVLIQSQGMNEDERDAFLLAFEKKGKKAVIGFAVMGGVFSEGIDLIGEALSGVIIIGAGMPQVNEDRNLIKDYYQSIGVNGFDYAYVYPGMNKVMQAGGRLIRSEQDRGKLILIDDRFLTKKYQALFPELWMSCLKRN; encoded by the coding sequence ATGAACGGACAAGGTGGTGATGGCGACATGCAGAAGGAATACAGGATATCAATCCGTCATTTAGTGGAATATGTATATCGGGGCGGGGATTTGGATAATCGTTTCAGGGTGGCCACATCCATGTCAGAGGGGACGAGAATCCATCAGGAGATACAGTCAGCCTATGAACCTGAGGATGAGAAAGAGGTATTCCTTCGCCACCAAATTGAGAAGGAGGGCATTTTGTTCACACTCGAGGGGAGATGTGATGGCATACTTCATCGCGGAGAAGAAGTGATTATTCAGGAGATTAAATCGACATCCCAGGATATTAAGGAGCTTGAGGAGCAGGGTTACCCTGTCCATTGGGCACAGGCGAAATGCTATGCATACATATATTCCGTGCAGCATCATTTGAAGGCCATCAACTTAGAGCTGCTATATGTGGAAAAACAGACGAAAAAAACCGTTACCCACAGGGAAAGATGGACTGTCGATGAATTGGAAGGCTGTGTACAGGATATCCTGCATGCCTATTTGCCATTTGCGAGGCTGCAATTGAAACGAATAGAAGAGAAGAGAGTCACCGCTGATTCAGCTCCCTTCCCTTTCTCGGATTACCGAGCGGGTCAGCGCAAGCTGATGGGAGCAGCATGGAAAGCGATAAGTGAAAGAAAGAACCTGTTTGCACTTGCGCCAACTGGCACAGGGAAAACCATTTCCTTCCTGTTCCCTTCCATCAAGCAGATGGGTGCCGATGCGGGAGAACAGGTCAAAAAAATCATTTACCTGACTGGCAAGACGACAACGAAAAAAGTGGCAGAGAACACGATGAGAATGCTCGTTGACCGTGGTCTTAAAGCGAAGGTTGTCTCTTTGACCGCGAAGGACAAGATGTGTGAGGGACCAGTGGATGATTATGGACGCGTGCAATGCTTATATGAGGAAGGACATTTTGATCGAATTAATGAGGCCATCCTCGATATTCTTAGCCAGGAGGATATCATGGATAAGGAGACCATACAGGCCTATTCCAGGAAGCATCAGGTTTGCCCATTTGAGTATTCGATTGAATTGGCGTATCTCTCTGATGTTCTCATCTGTGATTATAATTATCTATTTGATCCCGGAGTCTCCCTGAAGCGATTATTTGAAGAGGAGAGGAAGGGAACGGTGCTGCTGATTGATGAGGCGCATAATCTTGTCGAGCGGGGCAGGGAGATGTTCTCAAAAACCTTGTGGAAAAAGGATTTTCTCCAAATCCAACGTGAATTTAAGCATACGAATCCAGCGCTCTCAGAATCCGCTAAGGTGGTCAATCGCTATTTCATCGATGCGAAAAAAGGGATGGGACAGCAAAGGATTCAGGTCGATAAGGAAAAACCGGAAGCCTTCATACAATTAATTGAGCAGTTTGTGATTGTTCTTGAGGGTGAGCTTGCCAGAGGCGGAGAAAATGCAGCCGCTTTGCTGGATGTGTACTTCAGCGCGCAAGCCTTCCTTAGAATCTCAAAATATTATAGTGAGGCATATGTGACAAAGCTATTCTTTGAGCAGCAAAATATGGGGCTGAAAATCTATTGCTTGGACCCATCTGCCAATCTTGCATCGATGTGTAAGGGTTTTGCGGCAAAAATCTTTTTCTCAGCGACGTTAACGCCTGCCAAATATTATATGGATGCTCTTGGTGGTGATTCGGAAGATTATGCATTATCTGTACCATCTCCGTTTTCGGATGAGCAGCTGGATGTTCAAATCTTTGGCCTTTCGACGAGATATAAAGACCGAGAAAGAACAGCACAAGCCATAGCAGAGGTTATTCGAATCCATACATCTGATAACGATAATTGCCTCGTCTTCTTCCCCTCGTATCAATACATGATGTTAGTTACCGGCTTATTAAACGATTTAGAAGAGACGCATGAGGTTCTTATTCAATCACAAGGTATGAATGAGGATGAGAGGGATGCGTTTCTCTTAGCTTTTGAAAAGAAGGGGAAGAAGGCTGTCATAGGATTTGCCGTGATGGGCGGTGTTTTCTCAGAGGGAATTGACCTAATTGGCGAAGCCTTAAGCGGCGTCATTATCATTGGGGCAGGGATGCCGCAAGTGAATGAGGACCGTAACCTGATCAAAGACTATTACCAATCAATCGGCGTAAATGGATTTGATTATGCGTATGTCTATCCGGGCATGAATAAGGTGATGCAGGCAGGCGGGCGACTGATTCGGTCTGAGCAGGACCGTGGGAAGCTGATCCTGATCGATGACCGTTTTTTGACAAAGAAATATCAAGCGCTATTTCCAGAGCTATGGATGTCATGCTTGAAAAGAAATTGA
- a CDS encoding lmo0937 family membrane protein, giving the protein MLWTIIGIILAVWLLGFLFDVAGNLIHILLAVAAIVFVINIIRGRGTRA; this is encoded by the coding sequence ATGCTTTGGACGATTATTGGAATTATATTAGCTGTTTGGCTCCTTGGTTTCCTGTTTGATGTAGCCGGGAACTTGATTCATATCTTGTTGGCGGTGGCTGCGATTGTGTTTGTCATCAATATCATTCGTGGAAGAGGTACTCGAGCCTGA